The Saprospiraceae bacterium genome includes the window CTCAATGAGCAGCGTACGATATATACCTATGACGAAAGAGGGCGGATGACTACCCTGGTCAGCCCGTATGAATGGATGGCAGGAAAGCCTTATACGATGGCTTTTGAATATTTCCCGGACGCAGCAGTTCCTTATGCCAAAACCCGACACTATGATCCGGAACACGGCGACGACATACTATTTATTCATTTTATGGATGGCCTGCAAAGAGACCTTCAAGACAAACAAATGGCAGCACGCTTCAAAGGAGATGGCCAAACAGATGAATCCCAGTTTATTGTTTCTGGCGAAGAGCTGTACGATGCTTTTGGCAGGGTAGTTAAGCGTTATTACCCGATCACCGAGCCTTTGGGAAGTGAAGGGGTATTAAATCCCAATATAGATAATGTCCCCCCTACTGAAATTACCTATGATATTCTTGACCGAGAGCGTAAGACCCGTTTACCAGATGGGACCGAAATGGAGTTTAGGTATGAAATCACATCCGATAATGCCGGGCAAACCCGGTTTAAAACCATTACTAAAGACCCATTGGAACGCCTTAAAGATACCTATACGGACGTCAGGGGTAATGTAAGTGCGACTGTTGATTACGGCCCAGAAGGAGAAATATGGACCCATTTCACTTACAACCCATTGTCTGAGTTATTAGTCGTAACCGATGATTTTGACAATGAAACGGTTTACACATACGACCAATTTGGGCGCCGAACCAGCACAAGTCATCCAGCGGCAGGCCTTACGGAATTCTTTTATGACCTGTCCGGCAATATGACGAAAAAAGTCACCCCTGTCATCCGACAAGTATTTGGCCAAGATGGGGCGATTCATTATAGCTATGACCATGAGCGCTTGACCAAAATAACCTATCCAGAAAACATTCAAAACAATGTTCGTTTCCATTATGGCGAGGCAGGTGCCCCTTACCATAGAGCAGGCCGGGTTTGGCTGCAAGAGGATGCCAGTGGCGGGCAAGAATATTTCTTTGGACCTTATGGAGAGGTAAACAAGGAAATCCGCACCCTTATTATTAATTCGACCATTGTGGCTACCTATGTGTCAACTTTTGAGTACGATGGATGGGGTCGAATCCAGAAAATGGTTTATCCAGATGGAGAAGCCGTTGATTATCAATATAATCGTGCAGGCCAACTACAAGGGATGAAAGGCGAGAAATTAGGCGTTGCTTATGCCTATGTGGATCAGATCGGCTATGATAAATTTGGTGAAAAAGTCTTTTTAAAATACGGTAATGGTACGCGCACCAGCTTTGCCTATGAACCTGAAAGGCGCCGCCTGTCGGAAATAAAAGCGAGTACGCGAAGTGGGAAACAGTTGATGGATAATGAATACGAGTATGACCCCATGAACAATATCTTGGCGATTCAATCCAAGTCTACCGCTGGGATCATCGGCGGAAATGCCAGTCATCAATATGCATACGATAGGTTGTACCGCTTGCAGAAAGCCAATGGGCAGTGGAAGGGTATCCAAGAAGAGGCCACCTATAGTTTAGATATGCAGTATGATAATTTGTACAATATTATTCAACAAACCCAACAGCATAGTACCGGAAACCTTTCCAATTCGCCACAAGATTTCAGTAAGACTTATTTATATGAACAAGGCAGCGCCTATGCACCCACAAAGGTTGGAGAAGCAAATTACACCTTCGATGCGAACGGAAATGTGACCTATATCAAGGACGAGAAAAGCACCCAGCAATTTATTTGGGATGAAGAGAATCGTTTGTCAGGTATTTCAGATGATGGCTATATCAGTTTGTATACCTATGATGCAGGTGGAGATCGGGTTATAAAAAGCCATGGCGGCATCCAAGGTGTTTTTGTCAATGGTTTACCCGCTGGCATTATTAACCATAATAGCAATTATACCGCCTATGTAAGTCCCTATTTTGTGGCAAAGAAAAACAGTTATTCCAAGCACTATTATATAGAAGGGGAGCGAATTGCCAGTAAAATTGGGACTGGCAAATTCAGTAATAATTTATTGCCTTCTGGCCAAGGTGTTGTAGCCGGTAACATAGATTATAAACTGCGATTATTACAAATTCAACAAAGCTTATTGGCGTATTATGACTCCCTTGGCATTCCGCCCGGGCCGCCAACCTTGCCAGGCTACTATGCCCAGCCTGAGTTCACAGGTAGTCCGCTGCCTTCTCCGCCCGAAAGCTCGCCCTACACGGCGATCCCTGAAAACTGGCCACTCCCAATAGGCCCTCCGGACACCAGCGGTCCTCCTGGTCCCCCCGTTTGGATAACGGACAATCGCGATGAGGTGGAGCCGCCCTATGGTTATGAAGGGTTGGGTATCTATGAAGAAACGGAGCAGTTTTTCTATCATCCAGATCATTTGGGCAGCAACAATTATTTATCAGATTATAATGGAGAGGCGCGACAATTTGCCACTTATTTGCCCTTTGGTGGCCTATTTGTTGAAGAGCAAGTAGACGGCCCACAACAGTCCTACCTCTACAATGGCAAGGAATTGGACCGTGAGACTGGGCTTTATTATTACGGCGCCCGGTATTACGACCCAACGGCTGCTATTTGGTTTGGCGTCGATCCCCAGGCCGCCGCTTATCCCGGCATCTCACCCTATGCATATGTTGCCAACAATCCGGTGCTGTACACAGACCCTGATGGCGAACGGATTACCATACGTTACGGGAAAAACAATGAAAAGAAAATTGAGTACAAATATGGTGCTCGTTATAAGGGGAATGATCCTTTTGTGAAGGATGTAGTCGCCTCCTTTGATTACCTGCGGCGGGGTGGGGTAGGTACCCTCATTAAAGAAGTAACCGGGCATAGAAAAAATGTCACTATTGTTCGTACGAAGGATTTAGACGGATTAGCTTTTCACCCCAGAGGACATAGAATTTATTATCACCCCAGGTCTGGTTTGAAGACCGAAGAAGGTGGAAAACAATCTCCGGCCTTAGGTTTATTACATGAGCTTGGCCACGCTAAGGGGTATATTGATAATTCGAGGGAAAATAACAGGCTAGTAGACATGCACGACAGTCATTATGATAACCTGGAAGAAAAAAGGGTGATTAAAGGGATCGAGAACCCTGCAGCTCGAAAGCTAGGTGAGGCGACGCGGAAGGGGCACGGCGGTAGTACCTTCCGTACCACTGGTCCTACCTCGACCAAGCGGCCGGCTAGAAGCCCGAGGACGGTGCGGCGGCAGCGGGAATGAGGGGGAGGTGGCTTTTTGGGGGCTTGGTTTTTTTTGGACGGGGAGTTATTGGAGTTGAAGAGGTATTGGAGGGTTTTGGTCGCGTAGATGGGGCATAGCGGGTTGTTTGTATGTTACGTGGAAGTGGCGGGTGAGGGTTGTAGGTTGGTGTGGCACGGCGACACAGCCGCCATTTTAATTTTGATTGCCATTTTGATTCTACTGTGGCTAGCGTTTTTTTTTTTGGACGGGGAGTTATTGGAGTTTTAGAGGTATTGGAGGGTTTTGGTCGCGTAGATGGGGCATAGCGGGTTGTTTGTATGTTACGTGAAGTGGCTTGGGCTGAAACACTGGAGGTATTTTGATTTTTGATTTTAATTGAATTATGGACATTATTGATCCGAATATTCTCGGTAATAATGTTTCACATTAAAACCGACTCCCCATCCCAAATTGTGAGATTGGTCAACTAGCTTCCTACAATAGCTTATGAAATCTGATTCTAATTGTTGTTACTCCATGATACTAGCCGTAGTAGCATCTACCCATTCAATTAGCTGTTGCTTTTGCGTTTCGGAGAGCTTGGCATCGCCATGAATAAAGGTGTAAATGCCCAGGGGCATTTCGTCTTCTTCTACCATTTCTTTGACTTCGTCCAGTTTTTTAAGCATTCTACGCTTGTTGTAAGTGGTCCACTCAGAGAAATTTAGTTCATCCTTGCCTTCCGTAATATCCTTTTTTAGCAACCAGGATACGGGGGCTACTTTGGAATACCACGGGTACACTACTTGATTGGAATGGCAATCGTAACAGGATGTTTTCAAAATGGCGCCAATTTCAGCGGTGGCCACGCCATTTTCAATGATGTCACCAGGGTTAGGGCTCACATTTTCCGGATAATTAACCGGAATAAACTGAATAATAACCAAGGCGGCCAATACGACGATAGCCGCAATTTTTAGGTATTTTTTCATTATTCGAATAGTTTTGTAGCCAGGGCATCAGCCCAATCCATTAAAAGTTTCGTTTCCTCCTTGGTCAATTTATCTTCTGGGTGTTTTTTAAGATGATCTTCAGGAGGCATTTCATTTTTTTCAAGGGACTCAATGATCGCATCTAGGGCATAGACTTGATCCATTTTTGCTAATTTGGGCAATTGATCCCATAATAACTCTTTTTTTGCATCTTCATCCTTTCCCTTTTCACTGTGGCAGTCATAACATTTGGCATCAATGATGGTCTTGATTTTACCCGTATATTGGATGATGACCGAGTCGGTAGTGGTCAATGTTTCACCTGTTCCGTAGGGTGCAAGAGTCGTATCTGGAACGGACGTATTGCCCAGGAAAACAAGGAGGGTGAGGATAGAAATAGGAATTAATTTCAGTGCGGTTTTCATTTTCGTTGTGCTTGGTTTACTGCATAATTACTGTGAAAATAAATAATATTTGGAAAATAGGGAGACCTTAACTTTTGTTTAAGCAAACCTTTTGAGTATCAATTTTTATTGCTAAAAAAATTTTACTCAGTTAAAATTTTCTCATCAATAAAACATCTTTATCAAAAAAGCATTACATAAAAGAGCTTCATTCGGAAAATTAGGTATTCTTAAAAAAATATTTTTTCTTTAAGCCTGAAGAAACCAACACCTAAAACAGAAAACATGAAACAAAAAACGTCTTTTTTGCTGCTATTGCCATTAATTTGTTTAAGTCATTTGAGCTTTAAAATAGAGACAATCCATGCTTCTCGCCCTTGGCAGGTCAAGGAATATGTGCAGCAATATGGCTATTTAGCCAGGGAATTAAGTGCCGAAACAGGCATTCCAGCTCCATTGATTTTGGCTGTAGCTGGCTTGGAAAGCGGGTGGGGTAGGAGTGAGCTGGCGAAATCAGCTAATAATCATTTTGGCATTAAGGCAAAAAAGGAATGGGTGGGAATGAGTTACTGCAAAAACACCCTTGAGTATGGTCATTATCAAGTAGGGCAGCCATACCTCGCCAATCAATGTTTTCGCAAATATGCCTATATCAGAGAGAGTTACCAGGACTTTGGCTACTATTTGAAGAGCAAACCTTATTTTAACCAATTATTGTACTATCCAAGCTGGAATTATCGTGCTTGGGCAGAGGAAATGCAAAAAAATGGTTATGCTACAGACCCGGCATATGCCAATAAGGTGTTAAATCTAATTTGGAGATATCAGCTGCACGAAATCTAAATGATGATGAAAGATTTAACTTTTTTGAAACTGCCTCATTAGTCCGTAATTAGACCGTTGCCTAAAAGGAGGGGATGATCGAAACTATAGACTTGCATGTTTTCATTAAAAATCGTAAATTAAGGGTACGAAATATAGACGAAAAAAATCTCATGACTTAACGACGCCTGATAGGGAAAAATAATCATCCTTCAAAATCTTATCTCTAT containing:
- a CDS encoding glucosaminidase domain-containing protein; the protein is MKQKTSFLLLLPLICLSHLSFKIETIHASRPWQVKEYVQQYGYLARELSAETGIPAPLILAVAGLESGWGRSELAKSANNHFGIKAKKEWVGMSYCKNTLEYGHYQVGQPYLANQCFRKYAYIRESYQDFGYYLKSKPYFNQLLYYPSWNYRAWAEEMQKNGYATDPAYANKVLNLIWRYQLHEI
- a CDS encoding heme-binding domain-containing protein; this encodes MKTALKLIPISILTLLVFLGNTSVPDTTLAPYGTGETLTTTDSVIIQYTGKIKTIIDAKCYDCHSEKGKDEDAKKELLWDQLPKLAKMDQVYALDAIIESLEKNEMPPEDHLKKHPEDKLTKEETKLLMDWADALATKLFE
- a CDS encoding heme-binding domain-containing protein; the protein is MKKYLKIAAIVVLAALVIIQFIPVNYPENVSPNPGDIIENGVATAEIGAILKTSCYDCHSNQVVYPWYSKVAPVSWLLKKDITEGKDELNFSEWTTYNKRRMLKKLDEVKEMVEEDEMPLGIYTFIHGDAKLSETQKQQLIEWVDATTASIME